The window AGATAAATTTTACCTGGTGTAGGTCATGTCATTTGAATACAGTAATGTAGCCTTCTTTCGGAAAAACTTATCTTTTTAAAGACTAACATCTTTATTGCCGATTCTTAAGTTTTCAATGCTTACTTTCAAAATTATGTTAAGTAATTTTTGAGCTAATCAAACAGTATTGAAATTATAGGTATACAAAAGGACTTGGCTGATCTTGCTAGCAGTAATGATGCAGAAAGTGAAAGTGACCTGAGGGAAAGAACACCAGATACTGAAGACTCCGGGGCCCAATCTCTTCCAGCGACTCAGGGCATGGCAACTTCACATTCAACGTTTAGAGCTGAACCACCTCACTTGCAGTCTTTCCGGTATGTCATTGTCCtacattttgatttttcactCCACTATATTATTCGTcatcagaaattaattaaaagtgtATAGGATTGACTGCATCAAAGATTGAAATGTCATCAGTGCACTACATAACATGGCAAATCTTAGTAAATTGTCTTTTGAGAACTATTTTGCATTAACAGTGTATCAAATTAGTTTCCCATTGGTTGATGGAGCTGTTGTCAGGAATTaggttaaaaatatttactaaaactatggtttatgaattttattcctgttccacCAGCATAGAGAATATTACACCATTTGATTGCTGCATGTTATGTTAAAAGTTTTTCtgtcatttacataatttcattttgtgtACTAGTCTCATGACTAGGTATAAACATATGGCAAGCATTTACAGTACATTTTATCAATTAATGGTATTGGTTTTAGGTTAGAATATGATTTATAGACTCTTGGTCATTTATTGCTggaacatatctctctctctctctctctctctctctctctctctctctctctctctctctctctctctctctctctctctctctctccagtcaattTAAGGTGTTTggttaaattatttattgataattaaaaataattgcaaaattactttggcacctcaacttaacagacaggTTGGGGCTTCCCTTTCTGGTAATTAGCAGAATCTGCACAGTAATAAATACTGGCATACTGTATAGCCTACATGATACAGTACCCTGTCGTTAATTCTCATAGCACTTCAATATTAAGTACTTCATGCCTTTCTTAACTGGtatttttgtaattgtcattcagtttaaaatattaattgtCTCATCATTTGATTTCAGAAATGTACTGCAAAATGAATTGCtactaaaaataaatgtgtgtacagtatttgtaCCTATTTTTGCTTatgatatatgtaaaatattgtacTCAAAACTCATCCAATATAAAAAACATAGTATTTTCGTTTTAAATACAAGTAATTCcaaatactttacaaaaaaaagtctcaggagagagagagagagagagagagagagagagagagagagagagagagagagagagagagagagagagagagagagagagagagatcccaatgCAAATCATGTGTGTGATAACTTGTACATACACCCACATACTGAAAAATGTATAACACTtcattactgtattgtattaagtacagtacaatacagtactgtactgcatcAGGCAAATGTCAAtaaaagtactgagagagagagagacacacaagtaaACATGCACTGAGTGCATAGTTAATTCTAACAtgatacttatatgtatgtatatacttcatacacacaaacatacagactgAAAAGAAGTGTGTACCACTgcatttctatatactgtatcaagtacagtacaatacatTATTGTACTGCATTAAGTAAATGTCAATAAAAGttctgtgtttgagagagagagagagagagagagagagagagagagagagagagagagagagagagagagagagagagagtgatggggGCACTTATCATTTCCCAATGCGAAGTATGTGTACttacagacacgcacacatacacagaccaaaaaatgaatgactgaagtGTGCAAGCAGTAGGGCACAATGGGTCACTTACAGGTTCAAATTGGAAAGTGTtaggtgtgtgtgtttcttcaaTGTCTGATACCTGTAAAACACTTACTGGGGTATTCCGGATGCTCTTGGTCCATTGTCTGGTAACCATAGTGTACTTAGTAGATTACTCCGATAagtgtgaaatatttatattaattttattgaactcTAGCTCGtccagtaaataataaaattttttaatcagaGGTCTGTTCAGTTGAGGTTCCACTGTATTCTTAAATAGTTTAATAATACCACAAAATTTACTGGGGTAGTCAgtagttttttgtagtttttgtagtGTGAGATACActgaaaagatatttaatataCAGGTATTTTTATGGTGTTACAAAAAATACTCCTAACACTTTTTTGTTTACAGTCAAAAACCATCGATTGGTCTACGTGATCCCAAGGCATCAGGTGACAGAATACGACGTGGTAGGATGGAGAAGTCTGAAAGCCAGAGTGGCACAATTGGAAGCAGACATATAACTGTTGCTGCCCTTGAAGTCCATAATGTCAAGAGAGCAATCAATCGATATGGCACTTTACCTAAGGGCGCAAGAATAGGTGCATACTTGGAGTCACTTAGACAAAGTGGGCTCTCACAAGGGGTACCTCCAACCGATGACCAATCTGCTGATCAAGATGAGCAGGAGCGTGGCCAACCTGAAGGACAGGTTGaccaagaagaaaataaggaattagATCAGAATGCTGTTTCAATGATCCGTAGTAATTCCACACAAAGTGGATTCCCTCCACAGTCACCACTCATATCTAGGTTAAGTCCTCGACTTCAGTCATTACGAGGTGATAAGCGAAGTAAAGAGCCATCATTAGCAGATTTAGAGTTTCCACCACCGCCAATGGATTTACCTCCTCCCCCTGATGATTTTATGGAAGAAAATCAGTCCACATCTATGGAGTTTCCCCCACCCCCTGGATCAGATCAAGGCATAGGGACATCTTCTCCAGAGTCTCGCAGGAGACTAGCTCAAAAGCCCATACCTTCGCCTCGAGGACGGCGAAAAACTGAGTATTCATGTATTAGTCCACAGAAGGTACCAACTCAACCTGCGCAAGACAGTCAACAAGGGGCTGGTGAAGGCTCAGAGTCTCCACAAGCTGAAAGAACTACACTTAGTATAACTCGTCAAAAGTTACGAGATTCAGAGGCTGAGAAGCCACCAGTCCGAACTAAGCCAAGCTTAGATTCTAATCTCGACAGTGATGTAAATGATAGTAGCCCAGGATCAAGGTTTGGTGTGAGTTTAAGACATCGTGATCAATCCTCAGATTCCTGTGACAGTTACAAGTCAACAGATAATCTTTCCCCAAGGGCACTGCTGAACAGTTCTAAAGTCAAAGCAAAATCTAGCACTAATCTTGCAAAAAGTCCTGGGTCTTCATCTGCAGATACTGAAGGTTTGCAGACTCCATCATCCCCAGTTGCAGATGAGGCTCAAACACCATCATCGCCTGCGGGAGGAAATGGCAGTCCCCCATCTGTAGATGCAGCATCTTTAGCCTCACGTGATGGTAGTATAGAAGAACTTTCATCAGAAGAGCCAAAGGTAGTTTTGGGATTAGGTATTAATCATGAGGTTAAAGAGAGTTTAGAGTTAAAATTGGTATCAGAGTTAAAGGAGGCCGATGATAAAAAAGAGCAGAGTTCTGAGTCTGTTGTTGTTGAAGAAGGTTCTCCTGATAGTCAGAAGAATCCTGCTGTACAACTTGTATCAGAGCTTTTTGAAAGTTTATGCCAAAAAACCAACAAATCTGGAGATTCTGCACGGATTGATAATGGAAATGTTGTTAATATTGAACAGAATACAAAAAGTGAATCAGAAAATACAATTGTAAAAGACAGTAGTAATCAGATAGGTTTTAAAGCTAGTTTAAAGAAagttaaaagtaattttgaaaagaaCAATTCTGATaaggaacaaaggaaaataaattttaaagctCAGCTTCGAAAGACAGATACCAGTAAGAGTGTAGATGATTGTTTGAATACTGAAAATGATCCACATAGCACTTTAATGGATTTCCGAGCACAACTTAGAAAAACGAATGTCgtaaaagatgatgaaaatgaagccAAAACTCCTGAAGAAGATGCTTCCCCAGCAGATCAgcaggaaaataatgaaagagtgTCAAGTCTAGTaaataagaagaatgaaaataatggaaagaatGAGCAGAGCTGTGACTCGGGAATTAAGAGTGATATTATGAGTGAAAGTGTGACAAGTATTCAGAGTGAAAAGCGTGATAGTATACCAGGTGAGAAACGAGACAGTGTACAAAGTGAtacattaaaagtaaatgaagaagAGGATGCCAAACGTTTTAGCTCAAGTAGCATAAGTAGTTTAAAGAAATTATGGGAAAAGCAGGATGCTGACAAACTTGCCAAGTCTGATCCTAATCAAACTAGTCCCAAGTATGCTCCTTGTGCATACAAACGGCCTGAATTGCCAAAGTTAATAAAGGGAGAAAAAGACTGTAGTACTCCTGACATTCCTCCTTTGAAAAAGACTCCCGAAGATGAAGGTAAAGTAGGGAAATTAGAAAAGAGGATGTGGCCTCCAGTGAGTGGTGAATCAGACCATAAGCCAAGTGATGGGAAGCCCTCTGTGCCTGTCAAGCCTGTGGTGAAGAGCTTTAAACTGCCTCCACCTCCTGCTGGAATTAAACCACCTCCACCAAAGCCAGCTGGAATATATGCTACTCCTTCTGTTATTAGGCCACCAACAGTTCCTGTTATCTCAGTAAAGAAAGAAGGGAAAGATAATGAAAGTAAAGAATCTAAGTTGCTGAAGGAATCTACGCCTCCTGCTACATCAGGAAATCCACCTCCAGCTACAACATCATCTGGAGGAACTCTTCCCAGTGACAGTGTTAGTGGTTCCTCTGGTAGTAGCTCAGAGAAAGCTGGTTTAATAGAGCAAGGAAGGGGTTTAGAAAGCTCCATTGCTTCTTTGAGATCTGAAGGCTCTACTGCCACAGTTGCAGCTTGTATTCAGTCTGCTCAGAAAGTGTCTGGCTTCCACCGTGCATGTGGAGATTACATGGATAACATTCCACCACAGAGTCGGTTTCATATGCGTGAATTACTTACCCGCCTTGAGTTACAAACTAGACAGCTACGTTCGGCAGGTGGACGCTCAATAGAACACAATGAAAAGCTCTTTTTAGAAATAGAAAACACGGTTAAAGACGTAACCAACACAGTACTGCGTTAGACCATAAAAACTAATAGAAACAATTGATTGCAGTTCTgtatattctgaatttttttataagaatactaAAGTGCTGTCTTCTGATGTTTTATAGAAGAGGAGTGGCTCTAGAAAATGGATTTTGTACAGTAGTTTTACAGGAGGTAAATATTGTTCATTGCTCATCAGTCCATAAAATGAAGTCATTACTCAGAATGGTAGTTGTGAGTAGGGGAGAGGATGCTGTGAATTCTGTATAGTTAAGCCTTGATATCACTATATGGTCCAGTGTAGATTCTCATTTTGAATGTGCTAATGACAATACTCTTGCATTTAAAGATGTGTGAAACTGTGTATTGTCTGGGGGTAAAGAGAggttcttttcctcctcttgctCTTGTGTTCTTCTTTGTGGAGATGCCATTCAGATTGAGGAATAGGAGTGAAATTTGTAAtacagtgaatttttaaaatactgtaattgtaaattatataaatttcaagaaCTGTTCACTATCCCATAGAActgttctttgttttgtaatattgtatatgaGACTGCTGAATGCCTGAATGATTAAATGGTTGCATATGTCTACAGCGTGATAGTACCAACCTGTTATGTTGTGTTTACATAactctgaattttattattacagtacgAATTTGATAGAAACATGAAAGGTCTTATTTAATTGGGAGAAAATCGTTAGTTTCATTAGGTAGCTTTTCGGGCATGAAGTTTTTCATTCAAAGGTGACAGCTATGTAAAGAGGATATTGATAAATTCTGGTTGGTGCTTTTGTAGCCTAGGTTGGTTGCCATTTTAATTGGGATATTACCAatgattggattttttttttccttttaaagtctGTCATTGATGTATTCTTAATACTGAAGGATTCATTGCTGTTTTATACAAATgctagtctttttttattatgtatttagaGATCAGCAGTGAATGATTGCCTACTCATTTTTTGGAAAGTGAATTAACACAGCCAGTGAGTGTGTTGTGGGTGCTTCTATGTCCATGGATCTTAATCAGGGACATGTTCTTTAGGACACAGTGCTGTGTATCTTTAAATAGCAAAACTTAAGTATATCTTCTGTTGTACAGCTGTTTACACATTTTCTACAATGCATAGTCTTCTGAGCTATGCTCATTTTACATAATGTGATGGCATTCCTACACTGTTGTATACATTTTTCCAAAGTTAAAAGTAAGCCATCATATGGTACAGTGCTTTGCCCTACAGAATACACCCCTTGTGCACTTTTCACTtaattctattaatatttttgtcaataCTTGTCAATTATGATCATTTGGAGCCTCAtactttgcttttctcttttgtatttccatcatgtattttatgttgttattgtGTTGTGCTACTCTTGGCTTTCCTGTTCCATTCTCTCAAATGTataataattcatcatcatcacatttcATCATCACTGACTTCATGATCACAGTTGTCACCATCATTATTGCTGTCATTTCATTGTCTTGGATTCATTCATGTAAGCCACATCCCattcataaaacttttaattagGCCTCTTCATTTTATTGACCTCATATTGAtagtgtacagtatttttattttttcttttctatgacATAGAGTTTTCTTACTCTTGGAATCTTGGTTGCTCGATGTTTCATAAAAAGAAGGATAATCTTGCCAACAAGCAGTCTTTGAGTTTAAAGAAGTGTTGTCGATAACTATGAAAGTGGATTTGATTTTGTGATATTAGCATGTCTTGTAGGCCCATTCTTTTGCGCATATATTGAAAAcataaggaataataaaaacaatggacAAAAACATAGCTGATTGTGTATTAAATGACATAAGTgttcttatgtatatgtatcaggTTAATTGACGATAcaatatgtataaaactgaacTGTATATTTAGGCTAGCAAATGGTTTGGAGTGTAATCTCTTCGGTAGAGTAGCATCATCAGCtatttgtgaatttattattGGTTATGTGAATAGGTTTATGCCatgtacatgaaaaaattattttctgaagtaATCCAAGCCTGTTTTTGTGCTGTTTTCCCCCTCCAACTCCTATGGAGTTGATAATGATGGGAGGGAACATTCTTGTGGTGTGTTTACATCTCTTTACATTTGTGGTTGATGATgcttgaataaaagaaagaaaactgaaatgttaaACATAGAGGTCAAAATGtattgtttgtttctgtgtgATGTTAACTACCTTTTACCGTCAAGGTACATAAAGTCTGCAGAGTGTCTACACTTGTGTGTCTTGGTTAGATACATTAGTAATGTAGATTTTTACTTTGGATGTGTAACATAATGTAAACTACTAAAAGGCCATTGGAATATTTCATATGATTTCAGAAATTTGCTCCATGGGATGGTCACATCATTTAACGaactatatttttatcacaagGAAATTTAAAGACAATGTAAGAGTTGGAGTAATTGGTCGTAAAGAAGCAATATTGCAATATGTTATTTCTAACATTGGAAATGGTAGTTAGGTTTTgggattttcaaagattttttaatGGCTTTTTAATACCCCCAGTTCATAATGTACAGCAGTTATTATGTCAAGAAGTATtatgaacatttatataaataaacttttgacAGTCATTTTTTTGAGAATGAgtaaaaatgttaataacatACTGTGATACTGCCTGCATTTCATTGAACCTTGTAAGATGAGAAAACTTGACCACAGATTACAGGTTTGTTCTTACAACTACAaacctcctcttccctctcctttctttccacattggaaaatgaatgaatgtttttcaTAGCTCCATGAGGGTGCAGGTACATCCAGTTTTACAGCATTTacaaactttaaaattttgtttgaaagctaatttttattttttggagtttctttttttgcatatatgATTATTGCAGTAATTATTGTAGGGTATATTATTGTGTTTTGAGGCTATGGTATCAGGGGTTTAATTAAGAATGCAAACTTGCatcagttaattatttttactttggtattattgttattcctatttttcttttgccaATTACGAATGCGACAGGTATGCAACAACTTCTGATCATTCAGGaataaatagattttaattttttaaagcatACTAAACTTGGTCAgtgaatattgtatttttataagattgtgtgtaattgcatttgtattttgtgggggctttattattataaagtaaattaGACATCAGTATATTGTTTGATGGGAAATTAATTTATGCAGTTGCTTGGGACTCACTTGAATTGTCTTGAGGTCTATTTTGGCAGTTTACTTAGAAAATAATCATTGAATTTCAACTTTGTGCCATTGAATGTCTTTTCTTAGCTATCCCCACACTTGTACGTCAGTGTATCCTTGCCTGGGGTAGCTGCCATATCATGAATGTTCAATGCACGCTCACTTAAATAGAAACAGAgtttcattttaaactgaatgCATTAGTATTGGATGTGGTACGCATCAAGTCATTCATCATTGCTACATTGTATGATAAATTCTCATATTCATTTGACTGAGTTCTTCACAGCTTGGTTACTGTAAGGAGACCGACTACAAGCATATTGTACAAACAGCTTTGGATCAAAGGATCTTTTATCCATAAAGGAAATCTAACAGGAAGTCTTTTTGTAGATCACTGTTCTAAGTATTGCGTATACAGAGCATCTTTAAATATTTctattgcatttgtttttttaaaatgagGACTTAGTTTACTTTCAGGTGATAATATACTTGTGTAACCAAATCCCAGATGTAAACCTTTGTGCAACAGTATTAAGTTGACAGTGATGTTAACAGTTCTGCAGTTATCATTATTTGGCCTTGACTGTTGTAGCTGTATTGTTATTGGCTAGTTTCATTTTGGATCAATGCTACAGTAACATTGCCTGTAAATGGAACAACACTGTCATCTGGCATATTGTGTTGTATATGTTCAATGTCACTTCAGTTTAATAATCTTAATTGTCAGTGAAGTTGATGCAAATGTATCATATCATTCAGTTCTCACAAATACAAACGTGATTTGAATAACATTATTGGCAGAAAAAGTCCCGGTCCAATAACGGTAAGTGAACCAGAACTCTGTGGCACATCTGTTAGCTTAAGGTGTGTGTTTGCTTCACTTCATTGCATATAAGGCCATTTTAGGCCTTAAAATTTTGGACCTGAAATTGTTTCAGTGGTTTGTTGTCAGCCTCAAAGTTTTACCAACTACATTTCTGACAGCATCCAGTTAGCAGTGGTTGTTGTACCAAGGATTTAAGGAAAACAGCCTTTCAAGTATTTCTTGGGTTGCTGTCATTTGTGTGGATGTGTGAAATTTAGCCTTTTTCTGAACCAGTGTTCAGTACAAGTAGAACATGGCTCGAGTTTCCCTTAAGGAGCTTTTGAACATTGTCCAGTTGACATTGAGTCACAAACTGAGGCTAAAGTTGTTACAGCGGTATCCCATTTgtgtcttttcatattttgggGAACAACTCTGTTAGAGATTGCATTTTTATCAGCTTTagagtaattatattttttactatatgtgaggaaaaatttaatgtttattaggTCTTGAATTTAAAGGAAGGTAATTCTGATCCACAGCAGTGCGTATCCACTCAATTGTGTTTATTCCCTTAGGATGTATTTGCAAGAATCTTATGCTATGTTGGTATACTGTGGAAAATGTCTTGTGCTATTGGAAATACCGTACATGTGAATAAagttttcaaggatttttttatgtgtatatatagaggcAGAGCATTATATGAGGGGAAACCTGTGGAGGGTGAGATCTTTTACataatgaaaactttctgtatatTAACGGTTCAGGCCAGAGAAGCAGCAACTAGGGTTTTGTTAGTAATTTATTTGCCAACATTCTGTGatttattttcatgctttcatgtcTTTGGTACCAACAGTGGTATACTCACATTTTTAtgaaacatatttaaatataatcaaataaaaagaaaaaactctgaaGGAGCTGGttcttttattactaatttttttcaaccttttactATGCAGTGCCTTTGCAGAATTATTACAAATGTTAACTAATGGAAGCAGAATAACAGGGAGGCTTATTTCATACAGGATGGCACACAACTGTAATTTAGATACTGTGACAGAACGTGGATGCTTGTTgtatctaaataaaataataataaatatgtcttgaaaattaatgttactgAAAACAGAAGAATTATTGGAAAAACCGTATTATTCTTTAATATGGATAAATGTGATAGAGAAGAAATACTAGTGAGAGATGCAAgataatattacatataataaagaAGTACACATTAATCACTCTTAGTAAGAGGGGAAAACAGTCGAGGAAATCCCTAATGCAAACACACCTGGAGGGGGTGTGGTTAGTAAATTCAAGTTTGAACTCTTAACCATTCTGCAGCAAATGCTTTCTCATGTCTTGTCAGCTTTTTACATTGAAGAGACCAGAAGGAGTAATAACATAAAGGCAGGGACTGTGATGCCCTACAATATCTACAATATATACAGCAAAGAGATGGATGTTGTTATTTGATAGTAGTACGGTCATGGAACTTTTCATCATGTACTTTAAAATGCTTTTGTCCTAATTCTTCAGATACATgcacattattataaattttttttagaaatattaaggCACATATCAGGATACTCTTGAAAGTATACTTCAATCAACATAACAATACTGAAAAACATATGACTTTTCATCAGATTCATGGTATGTTCATTTCccagttttaaaattattaaccaaacaaCATACATTTCAAAGGAATGATGTGTTTATGGATGGAATTCTCTTTCCTCCATGATTCCTTGTCCTTTTATGGAGGAAGAAGCATGGCAAGTGGTAAATTCTGATTTATTCACATGAATTTATTGACTGATATGTTcgtacagaaatacaaaccatcaccttttatgtgTAAGCTGGAATTGATCATTGAAAAATGGAAACAGGTGGGTAAATTGGGGGAACCCCCACTTACCTGCTGTCACCTAACATCTCTTCGTCAGTCACTGTCAAGTGACAATGTCTTGCTATACTCCAGCTGACTGCCAATTTGAAAGTTAGTTTTTTCTTCTATATGAATGATATTTCTTGTGAATTATGGATGGGCTGAAGAGGAATCAACAGCTTAGGTTTAAGGGACACTAGCGTGTGGTTGCTTCATGACTTGTGTGTCTGTGGATCCTGCTGATATTGTTCATTCCATAGGGGTAGGGCTTGCAGTCCTGAGGGAGAGTTTAAGTTGGTGCCTTTCACTGTTGGATTGGTTAGGGAACAAAAGGAGGAAGAACACTAAAATGACTTTGGTTACTGTTCCACTTTGTACACCTCCGGCCTGGTTCCAGGGAGGTAATGAGTGGGAAGGCGGGTGGTCAACGCATCCTCTTGTCTAATGACTTATGAGTCACTTATGCATGCTGGGCTCTCCCCAGGTGATACCCTGATGCATGCATGCATCTCACCATCCCTGCTACGTAGGCTGCTCCAGGGATTGACAACCTCAGTTGAGTACTTCTGGCAGATGTGGTCTTCCTTTGGTATTCCAGGAGCCCATCATTTGCTTCTTTTCTGGATCACTTAGCCTTGACTAAGGATCTTCATATGCTGTTGCTGCACCTGTGGCATCAACCATGGTTTGTGCTCCATCAGTATCTGCTTCCTCACGTCAACCAGTTCTTATCTGTTAGAGGAGAGTAAGACACGTAGGAGTGAAGCGAATAGATGCAGGCACacttattcctcttcctccttttcgttggcctcttccttcccttcttcatTTTCTACTTCTTCATCTTGCTGGAAGTAGGAGAGTTAGTCCAAGGATCCCTCTCATGAGAGGTCTTGCTGGACTTAAAGTGAGTGTCTTAACCCTTCTAGGGTCTGTAGTGGTGTTTGCTCACCTGCAGGTGGGGGCATCTACCAGAGGGAGAGTTGAATCGGTGGTTCCTGAGTGTGCCCTACTAATGATTACTTGTCTCACCTTGACCAGCTCTCCTGCACAATTATAAGAGAATAAGACACTTGTATGTGGTGTTAACTCACCTGTGGGTAACCAAATGCTCCATATGAGTGTGCATAATAGCACTCTCCAGTGGCCTCTATTAGTTCAGCTTTAGTTCAGCTTTTGCCAATCACAGGGAGTTTTGCAGGATGGATGACCACAATCCAGAACCTCATTCTGTCCATGGCTTATTGATTGGTACCGTTGGAACTGATTGTGCACCACTTTCCTGTGAGCAAAAACAGGGGCAGGTGGAGTGTCATCTTCTCTTGGGAAAGGATCATTCTTGCATTTCAGAGATACAGTACAGGACCTGAGGGTCCTACTCTGTCAGGACTCCAGCAGGTAAGATTTGGatcaacattttaaaaagatttttgagCTCTTTTGTCAGCATACTGATTTGGGGGAGGTAATCCCTGCTCCTCATCTGAACCAGTTGAGCTCACCCTTGGGTGCATTCTTGAAATGAAACTGCTGTTCAGACTACCGTGGTCATAGCTAGCTTGTATTTTGGACTAAGTGAATGGTCTTACCTTTGAATCAGAGAGTTCTCTGTTGTCTAGCAAATCGAACATGCTCCTTAACTCACTGTTGATAAACTAGAAGAGATTCTGTGAGCTTGGGAATGCCAAGGCTATGCCTTGCGGTTGGACTTCTCAGTCCGTGAATAAATGAACGAACTCCCCATAGAGACTCCAACAGGTAGAAATGTCCCCATTGGCAGTGGAGTCAAGAACCAAGGTCACCTTTCAGACAGAATTATGGCTCGGATTTTTGTTGAACACACTGGTTAATTTCGCCATCACTGC of the Macrobrachium rosenbergii isolate ZJJX-2024 chromosome 16, ASM4041242v1, whole genome shotgun sequence genome contains:
- the Abl gene encoding tyrosine-protein kinase ABL1 isoform X7; the protein is MGGQQGKERHIIGSGSGTITRSTKARYRSGREIRTTGANIFTEHNGDGEVLAASDWGLRGAPIFASGGRRGVGDPHSPPHHAHVPPYQAHPSALPRYTSNTSTTIVIGEALLAARPLPDLPDLVSGSAGGVGLDAMGGPGPPDGGQPHMGGTFTAIQPSSAATHPQAANLPVATPSSSPSPAQVTSVQASDVVATKWHSRENLLAPEEEGDPQLFVALYEFRAQGDNQLSLRKGEQVRVLSYNKSGEWCEAHAPSGEVGWVPSNYITPVNSLEKHSWYHGPISRNTAEYLLSSGINGSFLVRESESSPGQRSISLRYDGRVYHYRINEDENSKLYVSSEFRFNTLAELAHHHSQHADGLITQLLYPAPKRNKPTVFGLTPAEPDEWEIERTDIAMKHKLGGGQYGDVYEALWKRHNIYVAVKTLKEDTMALKDFLEEAAIMKAMKHPNLVQLLGVCTREPPFYIVTEFMTRGNLLDYLRNCSHDEVNEVVLLYMATQVASAMEYLEERNFIHRDLAARNCLVGENHLVKVADFGLARLMRDDTYTAHAGAKFPIKWTAPEGLAYNKFSTKSDVWAFGILLWEIATYGVSPYPGVDLTNVYHLLESGYRMDCPQGCPTRVYDLMKQCWLWNAGDRPTFSHIHHALETMFQETSITEEVEQQLAAGGGRRVRGTSSGPHQQWNEEQLPTSPRTSSARQRSNKNKHGAVEEGSSPNLPREVRPSPGILSARSTVVQLRRTTNKKGKQAPAPPKRTSSFRDSTCTDQELPGGMAGDELNEFNGIDKIFEGIQKDLADLASSNDAESESDLRERTPDTEDSGAQSLPATQGMATSHSTFRAEPPHLQSFRQKPSIGLRDPKASGDRIRRGRMEKSESQSGTIGSRHITVAALEVHNVKRAINRYGTLPKGARIGAYLESLRQSGLSQGVPPTDDQSADQDEQERGQPEGQVDQEENKELDQNAVSMIRSNSTQSGFPPQSPLISRLSPRLQSLRGDKRSKEPSLADLEFPPPPMDLPPPPDDFMEENQSTSMEFPPPPGSDQGIGTSSPESRRRLAQKPIPSPRGRRKTEYSCISPQKVPTQPAQDSQQGAGEGSESPQAERTTLSITRQKLRDSEAEKPPVRTKPSLDSNLDSDVNDSSPGSRFGVSLRHRDQSSDSCDSYKSTDNLSPRALLNSSKVKAKSSTNLAKSPGSSSADTEGLQTPSSPVADEAQTPSSPAGGNGSPPSVDAASLASRDGSIEELSSEEPKVVLGLGINHEVKESLELKLVSELKEADDKKEQSSESVVVEEGSPDSQKNPAVQLVSELFESLCQKTNKSGDSARIDNGNVVNIEQNTKSESENTIVKDSSNQIGFKASLKKVKSNFEKNNSDKEQRKINFKAQLRKTDTSKSVDDCLNTENDPHSTLMDFRAQLRKTNVVKDDENEAKTPEEDASPADQQENNERVSSLVNKKNENNGKNEQSCDSGIKSDIMSESVTSIQSEKRDSIPGEKRDSVQSDTLKVNEEEDAKRFSSSSISSLKKLWEKQDADKLAKSDPNQTSPKYAPCAYKRPELPKLIKGEKDCSTPDIPPLKKTPEDEGKVGKLEKRMWPPVSGESDHKPSDGKPSVPVKPVVKSFKLPPPPAGIKPPPPKPAGIYATPSVIRPPTVPVISVKKEGKDNESKESKLLKESTPPATSGNPPPATTSSGGTLPSDSVSGSSGSSSEKAGLIEQGRGLESSIASLRSEGSTATVAACIQSAQKVSGFHRACGDYMDNIPPQSRFHMRELLTRLELQTRQLRSAGGRSIEHNEKLFLEIENTVKDVTNTVLR